A DNA window from Vagococcus penaei contains the following coding sequences:
- a CDS encoding class A sortase, which yields MDFNLVAEARNNTANMHVLGGIAIPSVDLNLPIFKGVSNYSIAIGAGTMKEDQVMGKGNYGLASHYMYDPKLLFAPLVRVEMGSSIYLTDLDYIYEYKVTMKEYVEPTRIEIIDDVPGKRLVTLVTCDVSGENRLIVQGELVKVTAGNAATKDMTEAFKLPQSN from the coding sequence TTGGACTTTAATTTAGTCGCTGAAGCTCGAAATAATACCGCTAATATGCATGTATTAGGTGGCATTGCCATTCCCAGTGTCGATTTGAATTTACCAATTTTTAAAGGTGTCTCAAATTATTCAATCGCAATTGGTGCGGGAACTATGAAAGAAGACCAAGTCATGGGGAAAGGTAATTACGGCTTAGCTAGTCATTATATGTACGATCCTAAACTGTTATTTGCGCCATTAGTACGTGTAGAGATGGGTAGCTCTATTTATCTGACCGATTTAGACTATATTTATGAGTATAAAGTCACGATGAAGGAATATGTCGAGCCAACACGTATTGAAATTATTGATGACGTCCCTGGTAAGCGACTAGTAACTTTAGTAACGTGTGACGTCAGTGGTGAAAATCGTCTTATTGTTCAAGGTGAGTTAGTAAAAGTCACTGCTGGTAATGCCGCAACAAAAGATATGACAGAGGCATTTAAGTTACCCCAAAGTAATTAA
- a CDS encoding YlbF family regulator, whose protein sequence is MTVNIYDTANQLEKEIRETNEYKALQLAFTDMKANNAVFDLFKEFQTLQMTLQQKQMQGLEITEEDITASQAIAERVKESELIQALMEKEQAFSMVINDLNRIIMTPVQELYQMD, encoded by the coding sequence ATGACAGTAAATATCTATGATACAGCGAACCAATTAGAAAAAGAAATTCGTGAAACAAACGAATATAAGGCATTACAATTAGCCTTTACAGACATGAAAGCTAATAATGCAGTCTTTGATTTATTTAAAGAATTTCAAACACTTCAAATGACTTTACAACAAAAGCAAATGCAAGGATTAGAAATTACAGAAGAAGACATTACAGCATCACAAGCTATCGCTGAACGCGTCAAAGAATCTGAGTTAATCCAAGCTTTAATGGAAAAAGAGCAAGCGTTTAGTATGGTTATTAACGATTTAAATCGTATTATCATGACACCAGTTCAAGAATTATACCAAATGGATTAA
- a CDS encoding RluA family pseudouridine synthase — MELTISLPENQPDTTIRTLLEDEWLIPRKVRHFLRTRKNVRLNQQPVMFHEIAHAKDVITLYFEDDDYPKPIISLGQADKVSILFEDEHIIIVDKPAGVKTHPNQPNETDTLFNHVAAYLVTQNQVPYVVHRLDKETSGAIVFAKNPIVLPILGRMLEKKEITRLYEAEIDGQLTTPSLTINKKIGRDRHDRRKRIVDSRNGQHAITHVTVNQTMSRTSWVTCQLETGRTHQIRVHLAAIGHPIMGDPLYHPRPNARKRLQLHAKQLSLQHPFTKKLIDVSTDSRLAPN, encoded by the coding sequence ATGGAATTAACTATTTCATTGCCAGAAAACCAACCCGATACTACCATACGAACTTTACTTGAAGACGAGTGGCTAATCCCAAGAAAAGTCCGTCACTTTTTACGCACACGAAAAAATGTCCGTTTAAATCAACAACCTGTGATGTTTCATGAAATCGCACATGCTAAAGATGTAATAACCCTATACTTCGAAGATGATGACTATCCTAAACCGATTATTTCATTAGGCCAAGCAGATAAAGTCTCTATTTTATTTGAAGATGAACACATTATCATTGTCGATAAACCCGCGGGCGTAAAAACACATCCTAACCAACCAAATGAAACCGATACCTTATTCAATCATGTGGCTGCTTACTTAGTTACTCAAAATCAAGTTCCTTATGTCGTACATCGATTGGATAAAGAAACTAGCGGAGCCATTGTATTTGCAAAAAATCCGATTGTTTTACCCATACTTGGACGAATGCTCGAAAAAAAAGAAATTACACGCCTTTATGAAGCTGAAATTGATGGCCAACTGACGACACCGTCGCTCACAATTAATAAAAAAATTGGCCGCGACCGACATGATCGTCGCAAACGTATTGTCGATTCACGAAATGGGCAGCATGCTATCACACACGTCACTGTGAACCAAACTATGTCTCGTACCTCATGGGTGACATGCCAATTAGAGACTGGTCGGACCCATCAAATTAGAGTTCATTTAGCAGCAATTGGGCATCCGATTATGGGTGATCCTTTGTATCATCCACGTCCAAACGCACGGAAACGTCTGCAACTACATGCTAAACAATTATCATTACAACATCCCTTTACGAAAAAATTAATTGACGTATCGACCGATTCACGATTAGCACCTAACTAA
- a CDS encoding helix-turn-helix domain-containing protein — MEISKRIKEFRQSNQLTQKELGEQLNVSDKTISSWETGRTYPDVSMIIKLSDIFDISLDEFLRGDVKIVEKIDKDLRQKKIYKYGLVIGSLLVLTGIIFLNTYQYKNQLVDRFNPFMKMEIGYATLPKKVTYNGGEKYSLKKREENIAQFPDPYKNIRVVNDPFGDTSLLTFEGGQSPEGKNYAMVQHKGLYVRRISFVSWESIPGVIRDNMSKDYVAIPMDDE; from the coding sequence ATGGAGATAAGCAAAAGAATAAAAGAATTCCGACAGTCTAATCAATTAACACAAAAAGAATTAGGCGAACAATTGAATGTATCTGACAAAACGATTTCAAGTTGGGAAACAGGAAGAACCTATCCGGATGTTTCTATGATAATAAAATTATCAGATATATTTGATATATCTTTAGACGAGTTTTTGAGAGGAGATGTGAAGATAGTGGAAAAAATTGACAAAGATCTTCGACAGAAAAAAATATATAAATATGGCTTAGTTATAGGTAGCTTACTGGTCTTAACAGGAATTATATTTTTGAATACATATCAATACAAAAATCAATTAGTCGATAGATTTAATCCATTCATGAAAATGGAGATAGGTTATGCCACATTACCCAAAAAAGTAACGTATAACGGAGGGGAAAAATATAGCTTAAAGAAAAGGGAAGAAAACATCGCCCAATTTCCTGATCCATATAAGAATATTAGGGTAGTCAACGATCCTTTTGGTGATACTAGTCTACTAACTTTTGAAGGAGGACAGTCTCCTGAAGGAAAAAATTATGCTATGGTCCAACATAAAGGGTTATATGTACGCCGAATTTCTTTCGTTTCTTGGGAGTCAATTCCAGGAGTTATTAGAGATAACATGTCGAAAGATTATGTGGCTATTCCTATGGATGATGAATAA
- a CDS encoding metallophosphoesterase family protein: MKFIHTSDLHIDQPFSGINTDNETVKQLVNQANETVLTRLVDQCINEAVDFLLIVGDTFHQAVSSIRIQAILIEQFNRLNDQGITVVLSFGNHDYYSPTRYWFEWPENVLLFTEEAVETKILPLKNGETVAISGFSYQHQWITDYKALEFPERNTQATYHIGFYHGQVGKDGNYAPFTISDLTPSYDYWALGHIHKSDVIREHPATIYPGTPQGHQRKETQGKGVVSVTLKNGQVDYEWHQLAPIVWDNIMIDVETIKDRQELLKVVLDYLTTVPVDSDLLVINLALQCGKSDYLLDLQQDQREITDYLQQELLTLTDQKKYLTQVSLTESFSDDLVMGFEADLIDDLSRKFYDMSEFKRIGSDILQNSVIASRLEWDEHDVTECIARSTQLIKDKIRFKSEVVQ; this comes from the coding sequence ATGAAATTTATTCATACATCCGATTTACATATTGATCAGCCATTTTCAGGAATTAATACGGATAACGAAACAGTAAAACAACTGGTTAATCAGGCGAATGAGACTGTCTTAACACGTTTAGTCGATCAGTGTATCAACGAAGCTGTGGACTTTTTATTGATTGTTGGTGATACATTTCATCAAGCTGTGTCATCTATTCGAATTCAAGCAATACTGATTGAACAATTTAATCGTTTGAACGATCAAGGCATAACGGTTGTCTTATCATTTGGTAATCACGATTACTATTCACCGACTCGCTATTGGTTTGAGTGGCCTGAAAATGTCCTACTGTTTACAGAAGAAGCGGTCGAAACTAAAATCTTACCGTTAAAAAATGGGGAAACAGTTGCGATTAGTGGTTTTTCTTATCAACACCAGTGGATTACAGATTACAAAGCACTTGAGTTCCCAGAACGGAATACACAAGCGACTTATCATATTGGTTTTTATCATGGACAAGTTGGTAAAGATGGAAACTATGCGCCATTTACCATTTCTGATTTGACGCCAAGTTATGATTACTGGGCGCTTGGTCATATTCATAAGAGTGACGTGATACGGGAGCATCCTGCAACGATTTATCCCGGTACACCGCAAGGACATCAGCGTAAAGAAACACAAGGTAAAGGTGTCGTGAGTGTGACACTAAAAAATGGTCAAGTAGATTATGAGTGGCACCAACTAGCTCCAATTGTTTGGGACAACATTATGATTGATGTTGAGACAATCAAAGATCGCCAAGAATTATTAAAAGTCGTTTTAGACTATCTAACAACGGTTCCTGTTGATTCGGATTTACTGGTGATCAACTTAGCCTTACAGTGTGGAAAATCTGATTATTTATTAGATTTACAACAAGACCAACGGGAAATTACGGATTACCTTCAACAAGAGTTGTTAACCCTAACTGACCAGAAAAAATATCTGACTCAAGTTAGTTTGACTGAATCCTTTAGCGATGATTTAGTGATGGGATTTGAGGCTGACTTAATTGATGATTTGAGTCGTAAGTTTTATGATATGAGTGAGTTTAAGCGCATCGGGAGTGATATTTTACAGAATTCGGTAATTGCTAGCCGGTTAGAATGGGATGAACATGATGTGACGGAGTGTATTGCACGTAGCACACAGTTAATCAAAGATAAAATCCGATTTAAAAGTGAGGTTGTCCAATGA
- a CDS encoding ATP-binding protein: MKLTSLHIQGFGQFDNQTFYLTEGSQLIFGGNESGKSTIYQFIRAMLFGFPNKREMTRDFEPLSGSSYGGRLELDHPTYGHVTIERFKNKAKGQANVTLEDGQTGQESLLKKIISPLTSQLFDQVFSFQHEQLTDLTQMDEVRLQHLLLSVGLTGSGQLNNLTDVFLKERQQIFKPTGRLPELNRQLKEFKLLEQKITAIENQEQSYRTKLAEQDALTENLVNLRQRLVEEVTQEQRFIEQQKRFALYVEYTSLEQEVGATRPSEPQTVMAVQDNLQEYRFLEAKEKELLEQQATQQENVSPAFMFYLDNQTLFNQLLANQMTVESLSERQEMLTQQVVDESHQLEQLCATHDMDQGVTTEKLDQGVIKEIEGVAEREEILIREKIILTNEKSRLMIRKKELDQQLTSMEEAMEQSQPQNQVASRRGFSTNQMISVVLGAIGVIFLLLMILLPNLLLIVPAVLLVGGGVFLWIKSATEPAQQAVSSFNPMVTKDYYQKQLAEADELAYELNKMDDKLETTANQLSVIEDQKLIWHKLYGFRLKETLTSWLTKIPVVVQLQELQRKIAQSKEQLAECESKLQTFQEDLAFTKQWIGLETDKVREQYQAVQQFVSDQQALAQTERVAYAKTESFQQTIDTLRQDQSTLLNKLIELTADQKMTKLDDVISWLSQQTNLQSNQRELADLRLRLEDYFDLTQTYDLASINDGLIQVSLAKDATEQEITKTQDALQAVRFDIKEMEKNGTLDELYQQQANQLSVIRQLSDDWLVYRMAEEIIQELFQFLSDQQLPSLLTAVSNYFNLLTEERYTQVLIKDSQLVVKDAQRQTLATTQLSTGTRDQLYISFRLAFIQMHQSDYHSPIIIDDGWLHFDWKRKETLFKLIQFLGKESQVICLSSDKDMKEYFDQTKQAVIAL; this comes from the coding sequence ATGAAACTAACGAGTTTACATATTCAAGGCTTTGGTCAATTTGACAATCAAACCTTCTATTTAACTGAGGGTTCACAATTAATTTTTGGTGGAAATGAATCAGGTAAATCCACGATTTATCAATTCATTCGAGCGATGTTATTTGGTTTTCCAAATAAGCGAGAGATGACACGTGATTTTGAACCATTATCAGGATCTTCTTATGGTGGACGCTTAGAATTAGATCATCCGACATATGGTCATGTAACAATTGAACGGTTTAAGAATAAGGCTAAGGGTCAAGCCAATGTTACATTAGAAGATGGTCAAACGGGTCAAGAGTCACTATTGAAGAAAATTATTAGTCCGTTAACTAGCCAACTATTTGATCAAGTTTTTAGTTTTCAACACGAACAATTAACTGATTTAACTCAAATGGATGAGGTACGATTGCAGCATTTACTGCTGTCAGTTGGTCTAACTGGTAGTGGACAATTAAATAATTTAACTGATGTATTTCTTAAAGAACGTCAACAAATTTTTAAACCAACAGGGCGCTTACCTGAACTCAATCGTCAATTAAAAGAGTTTAAATTACTTGAACAAAAAATTACAGCAATTGAAAATCAAGAACAAAGTTATCGCACGAAGTTAGCAGAACAAGACGCGTTAACAGAGAATTTGGTTAACTTACGGCAACGTTTGGTAGAAGAAGTTACTCAAGAACAACGTTTTATTGAGCAACAAAAGCGGTTTGCTTTATATGTTGAGTACACTAGTCTAGAACAAGAAGTTGGTGCGACAAGACCATCTGAACCACAAACGGTAATGGCAGTTCAGGATAACTTGCAAGAGTATCGTTTTTTAGAGGCGAAAGAAAAAGAATTGCTTGAACAACAAGCGACGCAACAAGAAAATGTGTCTCCAGCTTTTATGTTCTATTTAGATAATCAAACCTTATTCAATCAATTACTTGCCAATCAAATGACAGTCGAATCATTAAGTGAGCGTCAAGAGATGTTGACACAGCAAGTGGTAGATGAGAGTCACCAATTGGAACAATTATGTGCGACTCATGACATGGATCAAGGAGTGACGACTGAAAAGCTAGACCAAGGTGTGATAAAAGAGATTGAAGGCGTGGCTGAACGCGAGGAAATTTTAATTCGTGAGAAGATTATTCTAACGAATGAAAAAAGTCGGTTAATGATACGTAAGAAAGAGCTCGACCAACAACTAACGAGTATGGAAGAGGCAATGGAGCAATCACAACCGCAGAATCAAGTGGCTAGTCGACGTGGTTTTAGTACCAATCAAATGATTAGTGTTGTTTTAGGAGCGATCGGAGTTATATTCTTATTACTAATGATTTTGCTACCCAATCTTTTATTGATTGTTCCAGCAGTATTATTAGTTGGTGGTGGTGTTTTCCTTTGGATTAAGTCAGCTACAGAACCAGCACAACAAGCAGTATCAAGCTTTAATCCAATGGTAACTAAAGATTATTATCAAAAACAATTAGCTGAGGCAGACGAGCTAGCTTATGAGTTAAATAAAATGGATGATAAATTGGAAACAACGGCTAATCAACTATCAGTTATAGAGGATCAAAAATTGATTTGGCATAAGTTATATGGCTTTCGCTTAAAAGAGACATTAACATCTTGGTTAACTAAAATTCCTGTTGTTGTACAGCTTCAAGAATTGCAACGCAAAATTGCTCAAAGCAAAGAACAATTAGCTGAGTGCGAGTCTAAGTTGCAGACATTCCAAGAGGATTTAGCATTTACAAAACAATGGATTGGACTAGAAACAGATAAAGTTCGTGAACAATACCAAGCTGTACAACAGTTTGTTTCTGATCAACAAGCTCTAGCACAAACTGAACGTGTAGCTTATGCTAAAACCGAATCTTTCCAACAAACCATAGACACGCTTCGTCAGGACCAATCAACTTTACTAAATAAATTAATCGAGTTAACAGCTGATCAAAAAATGACAAAATTAGATGATGTAATCAGTTGGTTATCACAACAAACAAATCTTCAAAGTAATCAGCGCGAATTAGCTGATTTACGTTTACGCTTAGAAGATTATTTTGATTTGACACAAACCTATGATTTAGCCTCAATTAATGATGGTTTAATTCAAGTATCATTGGCGAAAGACGCAACTGAACAAGAGATTACTAAGACACAAGATGCGTTACAAGCTGTCCGATTTGATATCAAAGAAATGGAAAAAAATGGTACATTGGATGAATTGTATCAACAACAGGCTAATCAATTAAGTGTGATACGACAACTTTCAGATGATTGGTTAGTCTATCGTATGGCTGAGGAAATTATCCAAGAGTTGTTTCAATTTCTATCTGACCAGCAGTTACCGAGCTTACTGACGGCAGTATCGAATTACTTTAATTTACTAACTGAAGAACGATACACACAAGTGCTAATCAAAGATAGTCAACTAGTTGTGAAAGATGCTCAGCGGCAAACATTAGCAACAACACAATTATCAACTGGTACTAGAGATCAGCTATATATTTCGTTCCGTTTAGCCTTTATTCAAATGCATCAAAGTGATTATCATAGTCCAATTATTATTGATGATGGTTGGTTGCATTTTGATTGGAAACGCAAAGAAACATTGTTTAAATTAATTCAATTTTTAGGTAAAGAGTCCCAAGTGATTTGTCTATCTTCTGACAAAGACATGAAGGAATATTTTGATCAAACGAAACAAGCAGTTATTGCATTGTAA
- a CDS encoding PBP1A family penicillin-binding protein: MDVKKILTVCREKLAQGWTWFKPHWIRFRKWRKRIWKKFYINKILLLLALSITLISSIYLFYLAKTANIDTLKTGLEQVTTIYDRDNEKAGTLAVYGAKGSFVQIDQISPYIKDAVVSTEDRRFYEHHGYDVKGIARAAVRGVINRNASGGGGSTITQQLAKNAKLSADQTLTRKARELFLAIEIEKKYSKDEILEMYLNKAYFGNGVWGVQDASRKYFGKDAKDVTIDEAAVLAGMLKGPSIYNPIDHMDNAIARRDTVLSVMVDNGKLDEATAKQLMSEPLYVNDNYQPDHGSYRYPSYFDAVIDEAVRVTKLTDDEISNGGYKIFTSLDQQYQQGMDQTFANDSLFPQNAKDGAIVEGTSIAVDPKTGGVMGVIAGREYQYRGFNRALNSNLSPGSTMKPLSVYTSALEAGYQPEDILKDEALDYYDVQNYSRTYSGEVPMYDALAQSLNAPAVWLLHEMGIDRGYKKAEQFGIKLDEKDRYYGLALGGLTKGTTPLAMASAYSVFANEGVRQDPHFITRIEDPTGAIIYENAKSKSTRVTTPEVAESMTSMLQGVFSSGTGIEANPSGFTIAGKTGTTENINADGMSKDQWIIGYTPDVVVATWIGFDKSGKDHYLTGSSSSLLSGIFKDEMERILAASPNTPFSVADVSQQNSESSSDESTDWDGLGNKVKDSANNFGNGVKEGVNKVTDGIKQGVDRVGDVLDNFWGRFSQ; encoded by the coding sequence ATGGACGTTAAAAAAATACTAACTGTTTGTAGAGAGAAGCTAGCGCAAGGTTGGACGTGGTTTAAGCCTCATTGGATACGATTTAGAAAGTGGCGTAAACGTATTTGGAAGAAGTTTTATATTAATAAAATTTTACTTTTGTTAGCTCTATCTATTACATTAATTAGCAGTATTTATCTGTTTTATTTAGCTAAAACAGCAAATATTGACACGTTAAAAACTGGTTTAGAACAAGTCACAACGATTTATGATCGTGATAATGAAAAAGCTGGGACGCTTGCTGTTTACGGAGCGAAGGGTAGTTTTGTTCAGATTGACCAAATATCGCCTTATATTAAAGATGCAGTTGTATCAACCGAAGATCGGCGATTTTATGAGCACCACGGGTACGATGTTAAAGGGATTGCTCGGGCGGCTGTCCGTGGCGTCATTAATCGTAATGCCAGTGGTGGTGGAGGTAGTACAATTACCCAACAGCTAGCGAAAAACGCGAAGCTGAGCGCTGACCAAACGTTAACAAGGAAGGCCCGTGAGTTATTTCTAGCGATTGAGATTGAAAAAAAATATTCCAAAGATGAAATTTTAGAAATGTATTTGAATAAAGCCTATTTTGGTAATGGTGTCTGGGGTGTCCAAGATGCGTCACGTAAATACTTTGGTAAAGACGCTAAAGATGTCACGATTGATGAAGCGGCAGTTTTAGCGGGTATGTTAAAAGGCCCAAGTATCTATAACCCAATTGATCACATGGATAATGCTATTGCTAGACGCGATACAGTGCTATCAGTAATGGTTGATAATGGAAAATTAGATGAGGCCACAGCGAAACAACTGATGTCTGAACCATTATATGTTAATGATAATTATCAACCAGACCACGGTTCTTATCGTTACCCGTCTTATTTTGATGCGGTAATTGATGAAGCCGTTAGAGTGACAAAACTAACGGATGATGAGATTTCTAATGGAGGATATAAAATATTCACTTCATTAGATCAACAATATCAACAAGGAATGGATCAAACATTTGCGAATGATAGTTTATTCCCTCAAAATGCAAAAGATGGTGCAATTGTTGAAGGGACATCGATAGCCGTCGACCCTAAAACGGGTGGGGTCATGGGTGTGATTGCTGGTCGTGAGTATCAGTATCGAGGGTTTAATCGGGCATTGAACTCCAATTTGTCACCGGGCTCAACAATGAAACCATTGTCTGTTTATACATCAGCATTAGAAGCCGGTTATCAGCCAGAAGATATTTTAAAAGATGAAGCCCTAGATTACTATGATGTACAAAACTATTCACGAACTTACAGTGGTGAAGTTCCAATGTATGATGCCTTAGCTCAGAGTTTAAATGCTCCAGCTGTCTGGTTACTACATGAAATGGGCATTGACCGTGGTTATAAAAAAGCCGAACAGTTTGGAATTAAATTGGATGAGAAAGACCGTTACTATGGCTTAGCTTTAGGTGGATTAACTAAAGGAACGACGCCACTTGCTATGGCTAGTGCCTATAGTGTTTTTGCCAATGAAGGAGTGCGGCAAGATCCCCATTTTATAACCCGAATTGAAGATCCTACTGGCGCGATTATTTATGAGAATGCGAAATCTAAGTCAACACGTGTAACGACACCAGAAGTTGCTGAGTCAATGACGAGTATGTTGCAGGGTGTCTTTAGTTCCGGTACGGGGATTGAAGCCAATCCAAGTGGCTTTACGATTGCTGGTAAAACAGGAACGACGGAAAATATTAATGCGGATGGTATGTCAAAAGACCAATGGATTATTGGTTATACACCAGATGTTGTTGTTGCGACTTGGATTGGATTTGATAAGAGTGGAAAAGATCATTATCTGACGGGGTCAAGCAGTAGTTTACTTTCTGGAATTTTCAAAGATGAGATGGAACGGATTTTAGCAGCTTCACCAAACACCCCATTTTCAGTTGCTGATGTGAGTCAACAAAATAGTGAATCATCTAGTGATGAAAGCACGGATTGGGATGGCTTAGGTAATAAGGTAAAAGATAGTGCCAATAATTTTGGTAATGGCGTCAAAGAAGGTGTCAATAAAGTGACTGATGGTATTAAACAAGGTGTTGACCGTGTTGGGGATGTCCTAGATAATTTCTGGGGTCGTTTTTCTCAGTAA
- a CDS encoding 3'-5' exoribonuclease YhaM family protein — MKKLRELVVDETFELFVLLKNADVRVARNGKKFIAFTFQDTSGTIDGKYWGASDDEIEKFQAGRVVCLGGKRETYQNMPQVKIISLRLTHEGEPNDPTLYMEKAPVNSEDMREEINTFLFAIDHGKWHRIVRHILTKYQKEFFDFPAAKRNHHAFAGGLAFHTVTMLRLAKTVCQQYVEVNPALLYAGIILHDLGKVKELSGALSTEYTLSGNLLGHIVMADEEITKACVELNMDDQEEDILVLKHVVLAHHGLLEYGSPVRPKIMEAEILHHIDNLDASIQMMLGSLKQVSPGEYTERIFGLDNRNFYLPKL; from the coding sequence ATGAAAAAATTAAGAGAACTAGTCGTTGATGAAACATTTGAACTATTTGTTTTGTTAAAAAACGCTGATGTCCGTGTGGCACGCAATGGTAAAAAGTTTATTGCGTTCACATTCCAAGATACATCAGGGACGATTGATGGGAAGTATTGGGGAGCATCTGATGATGAAATTGAAAAATTTCAAGCCGGAAGAGTGGTTTGTCTGGGTGGTAAGCGTGAGACATATCAAAACATGCCCCAAGTTAAAATTATTAGTTTGCGATTAACACATGAGGGTGAGCCAAATGATCCGACACTCTATATGGAAAAAGCGCCCGTTAATAGTGAGGACATGCGTGAGGAAATCAATACATTCCTATTTGCGATTGACCATGGAAAATGGCATCGGATTGTCCGCCATATTTTAACAAAATATCAAAAAGAATTTTTTGATTTTCCAGCAGCTAAACGTAATCATCATGCATTTGCAGGTGGGCTAGCCTTTCATACAGTGACCATGTTGCGATTAGCAAAAACTGTGTGTCAGCAATACGTTGAAGTAAATCCAGCATTGTTATATGCAGGTATTATTCTTCATGATCTAGGTAAAGTCAAAGAATTAAGTGGCGCGTTGTCGACGGAATACACGTTATCTGGCAACTTACTAGGACATATCGTGATGGCAGATGAAGAAATTACAAAAGCTTGCGTAGAACTAAATATGGATGACCAAGAAGAAGATATTTTAGTGTTAAAACACGTTGTCCTTGCCCATCATGGATTGCTAGAATATGGGTCACCTGTGCGCCCTAAAATCATGGAGGCGGAAATTTTACATCACATTGATAATTTAGATGCTTCGATTCAGATGATGTTAGGCTCATTAAAACAAGTAAGTCCGGGTGAATACACAGAGCGTATTTTTGGCTTAGATAATCGCAATTTCTATTTACCAAAATTATAA